The Sediminispirochaeta bajacaliforniensis DSM 16054 genome contains a region encoding:
- a CDS encoding sugar phosphate isomerase family, with the protein MITHRVKRQDLIMALFVLFSSEYDRQSHESILDIVIPISEVKAYIEKRFRVSYSGSSWIYTQIHNYEDEIGYRLFDKERTDKDEYALRLHRSMLAFAQKRHLYINQKIKVSNALYDMILHRSDSRQYAETSAPTIKLLIDAGSTVYHLADIIANHSSESSIYYEVFTHNISIIERFLEPHVKTEQITVRTPAGEVDPVTNSILGDDISLYKGPTFDMIIQGTSFLFDGTVGVEQERESRVKQKILKETQGPKILILTGHEIRTEPPEKSQFPFGKLTDFDLLVVPFNARSKAKNLNAMLERYESVLKPEIMNWNYRIYHIQ; encoded by the coding sequence ATGATCACACACAGGGTTAAACGACAAGATCTTATCATGGCGTTGTTTGTCCTTTTTTCCTCGGAATACGATCGCCAGTCCCATGAATCCATCCTCGATATCGTAATACCGATATCCGAGGTAAAAGCGTATATCGAAAAGCGTTTTCGCGTTTCTTATTCCGGGAGTAGCTGGATCTATACGCAAATTCACAACTATGAAGACGAGATCGGATACCGGCTCTTCGACAAAGAACGTACCGACAAGGATGAATACGCCCTGCGTTTACACCGTTCCATGCTGGCCTTTGCCCAAAAACGGCACCTTTACATCAACCAAAAGATAAAAGTCAGTAATGCTCTCTACGATATGATCCTGCACCGAAGCGATAGCCGCCAGTATGCAGAAACCTCGGCACCGACGATTAAGCTGCTCATCGATGCCGGCAGTACCGTTTACCACCTCGCGGACATCATTGCAAACCACAGCAGTGAATCGTCCATTTATTATGAGGTATTCACCCACAACATCAGTATCATTGAACGATTTCTCGAACCACATGTAAAAACGGAGCAAATCACGGTCAGAACCCCGGCAGGAGAGGTAGATCCCGTTACCAATTCGATTCTCGGAGACGATATTTCCCTTTATAAAGGGCCCACCTTCGACATGATCATCCAGGGAACCTCATTCTTATTCGACGGAACCGTAGGCGTGGAGCAGGAACGGGAAAGCAGGGTTAAACAAAAAATTCTCAAAGAGACACAAGGCCCGAAAATCCTCATCCTCACCGGACATGAAATTCGTACGGAGCCTCCAGAAAAGTCACAATTCCCCTTTGGAAAACTCACGGATTTCGACCTCCTGGTGGTACCCTTCAATGCCAGAAGCAAGGCGAAAAACCTCAACGCCATGCTCGAACGCTACGAATCGGTACTGAAACCGGAGATTATGAACTGGAACTACAGGATCTATCATATCCAATAG
- a CDS encoding extracellular solute-binding protein encodes MKKRIAMLCFLFSTVGLLFAGGTQESGEKEIKLTIAGRDGAYGEAMQMAADAYHEKHPEVSFEVLKLSGSSLFEKTVIDMRSETGTYDVILIDDPNATQFLEVNWLANLDELYKQAGVSIDSDFIEPTLRLGRYPYTANGTLYALPFAGNVELFAYRTDLFAKYGLQEPQTWSQVLTAVKTIDKNEPSLDGVVFRGVKGNPIVTGFLPIFWAFGGKILDADGNVTINSPEGLNALHYFLELSKYAPEGVSMYQSAQVKDAIYSGKAAIATEVWPGWIGDLENPEKSSVVGKVKVIKHPGEVEKSSPMIGVWLAGIPKASKHQQAAFDFLRFLTSYDMQVAMSDSVGLPPTRSEVYKLASQQAKYPWYPAQLDALRSGVARTRTTKWKEVEDQLGTVLQFALMGNISAEQALAEAEKGITNILK; translated from the coding sequence ATGAAGAAGCGAATAGCTATGCTGTGTTTTCTTTTCTCGACCGTCGGTTTACTTTTTGCCGGCGGAACCCAGGAAAGTGGGGAAAAAGAAATCAAGTTGACAATCGCCGGCCGGGACGGCGCTTACGGCGAGGCCATGCAGATGGCGGCGGATGCATACCACGAGAAGCATCCCGAGGTATCCTTTGAGGTATTGAAGCTTTCGGGAAGCAGTCTGTTTGAAAAAACCGTGATCGACATGAGAAGTGAGACAGGTACATACGATGTGATTCTCATCGATGATCCCAATGCCACCCAGTTTCTGGAAGTAAACTGGCTTGCGAACCTCGATGAACTTTACAAACAGGCCGGAGTTAGCATCGATTCCGACTTCATCGAACCGACGCTGAGGTTGGGGCGCTATCCCTATACGGCAAATGGAACCCTCTATGCACTTCCTTTTGCAGGTAACGTGGAGCTGTTTGCCTATCGAACGGACCTATTTGCAAAGTACGGCCTCCAAGAGCCACAAACCTGGTCGCAAGTCCTTACGGCGGTGAAGACTATCGATAAAAATGAGCCTTCCCTCGACGGCGTCGTCTTCAGAGGGGTAAAAGGCAATCCAATTGTTACCGGATTTCTTCCCATCTTCTGGGCTTTCGGCGGAAAGATCCTTGATGCCGACGGCAATGTAACCATCAACTCACCCGAAGGACTCAACGCTTTACACTATTTTCTCGAGCTGAGCAAGTACGCTCCCGAAGGCGTCTCCATGTATCAGTCGGCCCAGGTTAAAGACGCCATCTATTCCGGTAAAGCGGCGATAGCAACCGAGGTCTGGCCAGGCTGGATAGGCGATTTGGAAAATCCGGAGAAATCTTCCGTTGTCGGAAAGGTCAAGGTGATCAAACATCCCGGCGAGGTTGAGAAATCGTCACCGATGATCGGGGTGTGGCTGGCCGGAATTCCAAAGGCCTCGAAGCACCAGCAGGCAGCCTTTGATTTCCTGCGCTTTCTGACAAGTTACGATATGCAGGTGGCAATGTCCGATAGCGTAGGATTACCTCCGACGAGAAGCGAGGTCTATAAGCTCGCTTCCCAGCAGGCGAAATATCCCTGGTATCCGGCACAGCTCGATGCCTTGCGTAGCGGCGTGGCCCGTACACGAACAACAAAGTGGAAGGAAGTGGAGGACCAACTTGGTACAGTGCTTCAGTTCGCCCTTATGGGGAATATAAGCGCTGAGCAGGCGCTGGCGGAAGCGGAGAAGGGCATCACCAATATTCTTAAGTAG
- a CDS encoding carbohydrate ABC transporter permease: MRTGNYIRKNLFFFVLISPAAAIMAWLTIYPVIHVVDLSFFKYNYITDIKTFVGLGNFKEILGEQLFQQAFLNTLLFSLLATAAEVAGGIILALIFDGRFAGKRVFMIISIFPMMISTMVICAIWKTMYHYDIGLFNATLRSIGAKPVGWLIDQGKALFSIVIVDIWQWTPFTFIMTQAAMSSIPGEIYEAAQIDGAKYHQIVGRITLPILSSQIMLLIMLRTIDTFKLFGKVYALTQGGPGNSTETLSYFIYREGFSYFNLGRASTASIITLIVAAGISLIYIRKILQEDA; encoded by the coding sequence ATGAGGACTGGAAATTACATCCGGAAAAATCTCTTTTTTTTCGTTCTGATTTCCCCGGCGGCGGCGATTATGGCTTGGCTGACCATCTATCCTGTCATACATGTCGTCGACCTCTCTTTTTTCAAATACAATTATATTACCGATATAAAAACCTTTGTAGGCCTTGGTAATTTTAAGGAGATCCTAGGCGAACAGTTATTTCAACAGGCATTTCTCAATACCCTGCTTTTCTCGCTTTTGGCCACGGCGGCGGAGGTTGCGGGCGGGATCATCCTCGCCCTTATTTTCGACGGCCGCTTCGCCGGTAAAAGGGTATTCATGATCATATCGATTTTTCCCATGATGATATCGACGATGGTCATCTGTGCCATCTGGAAGACCATGTACCATTACGATATCGGTCTTTTTAACGCAACCCTGCGATCCATTGGCGCAAAGCCCGTGGGGTGGCTGATCGATCAGGGGAAGGCTCTCTTCTCCATTGTCATCGTCGATATCTGGCAGTGGACCCCCTTTACCTTCATCATGACCCAGGCGGCGATGAGTTCGATACCAGGTGAAATCTACGAAGCTGCGCAAATCGATGGAGCAAAATACCATCAAATCGTCGGACGAATTACCCTGCCTATCCTCTCAAGCCAGATCATGCTTCTGATCATGCTGAGAACAATCGATACCTTCAAGCTCTTCGGCAAGGTGTATGCCCTGACTCAGGGCGGTCCGGGTAACTCGACGGAGACGCTCTCTTATTTTATCTATCGCGAAGGCTTTTCTTATTTCAATTTGGGAAGGGCCTCAACCGCTTCCATCATTACCCTGATCGTTGCGGCCGGGATTTCCCTGATCTACATCAGGAAGATCCTTCAGGAGGATGCATGA
- a CDS encoding carbohydrate ABC transporter permease — MRKHIRKKSSNPLFWIVLVVIMGIILFPIYWIIATSCKTPVEVILPKPTLFPHDLTFMNYKAVLQSGFLHNMLNSLIVAVCATGLSLFLSFTAAYALVRYRFPLAFNSLFLVWVLVVKILPPVVLAIPLYTMFNSMHLINKLLGLILVYQVYTLPYCIWMIFGFLKSVPISFEEAALIDGASRWYILGNIVLPLARTGIIATSIFGIISAWDEFLFALLFVRTPSLETLPLVIVNYIGEYETLWGELMSIGLLTTVPVLLFSNFVYKYYTKGFSMSLK; from the coding sequence ATGAGAAAGCATATACGAAAGAAAAGTTCCAATCCCCTGTTCTGGATTGTATTGGTCGTCATCATGGGCATCATCCTGTTCCCCATCTATTGGATCATCGCAACGTCCTGTAAGACACCGGTAGAGGTTATTCTTCCGAAGCCGACCCTTTTTCCTCATGATCTTACCTTCATGAATTATAAAGCGGTTTTGCAATCGGGCTTTTTGCATAATATGCTCAACAGCCTGATTGTGGCCGTATGTGCCACAGGTCTTTCTCTTTTCCTCTCCTTTACCGCTGCATATGCTCTGGTTCGATACCGGTTTCCCTTGGCATTCAACTCGCTTTTCCTTGTGTGGGTCTTGGTTGTGAAAATATTGCCCCCGGTCGTACTGGCGATTCCCCTCTATACCATGTTTAACTCGATGCACCTGATCAACAAGTTGCTTGGTCTTATCCTGGTCTATCAGGTCTATACCTTGCCCTATTGTATCTGGATGATTTTCGGATTTCTCAAATCTGTTCCGATTTCCTTTGAAGAGGCTGCCCTTATCGACGGGGCAAGTCGCTGGTACATCTTGGGCAATATCGTTCTTCCCCTTGCCAGGACGGGTATTATCGCCACTTCCATCTTCGGGATCATCTCTGCATGGGATGAGTTTCTCTTCGCCCTGCTCTTTGTCAGGACCCCCTCTCTGGAAACCTTGCCGCTGGTTATTGTCAACTACATAGGTGAGTACGAGACGCTATGGGGCGAGTTGATGAGTATCGGATTGTTGACAACGGTGCCGGTGCTGCTCTTTTCCAACTTCGTATATAAGTATTATACGAAGGGTTTTTCGATGAGCTTGAAATAA
- a CDS encoding glycerophosphodiester phosphodiesterase: MTTEHRPLITVHSGGFSTPANSMAYLKLACEKRPDIIEIDVRATLDNVVILSHDPAVGNSVIAEVTSAQLFETNPTVITLEQALRICEDHRIGLNLDIKEQRAIDPLLRILDRHKSERPFIFSGCGRPEVEELHRKSPRSRVLYNADPWDWKKVPDYRDYMRAQLSAVKELNCFGLNISCEDLRPEFMGYSRLYDIPILVWTVDDEERMQELITLGVYSITTNNVDLLRTVLRRNSGRKLRLYDTDWIKHPKQ, from the coding sequence ATGACAACGGAACACAGGCCTTTAATTACCGTTCACAGCGGAGGGTTTTCGACCCCGGCCAACAGCATGGCCTATCTGAAGCTTGCATGCGAGAAGCGCCCCGATATCATCGAGATAGATGTCCGTGCCACCCTTGATAATGTGGTCATACTCTCTCATGACCCGGCAGTTGGTAATTCGGTGATTGCCGAGGTTACATCCGCTCAATTATTTGAGACGAATCCCACTGTTATTACACTTGAGCAAGCACTGCGAATATGCGAGGATCACCGCATTGGTCTGAACCTCGATATCAAAGAGCAGCGGGCTATCGACCCTCTGCTGCGTATATTGGATCGCCACAAGTCTGAACGGCCCTTTATTTTTTCCGGATGTGGGCGGCCGGAAGTAGAGGAGTTGCATAGAAAAAGCCCCAGGTCGCGGGTTCTGTATAATGCCGATCCGTGGGATTGGAAAAAGGTTCCGGACTATCGTGATTATATGCGGGCGCAACTATCGGCGGTGAAGGAGCTGAATTGTTTTGGTCTTAATATCTCGTGTGAAGATTTAAGGCCGGAGTTTATGGGCTATTCAAGGCTCTATGATATTCCTATTTTGGTTTGGACCGTAGACGATGAAGAACGTATGCAGGAATTGATTACCCTCGGCGTCTATTCGATTACGACGAACAATGTGGATCTGCTGCGGACCGTTCTTCGGCGGAATTCGGGCAGGAAATTACGTTTATACGATACCGATTGGATTAAACATCCAAAACAATAA
- a CDS encoding PfkB family carbohydrate kinase, with product MDITMVGHISKDIMEYVDGVQRFTGGPVIYSSAAAKSAGKAVRVLTIASADDDEALNVIRNREIDVVRFDSPATTSIRNIYHTADCETRDVVLLSQARPFDDSVEAHLDGSIIHLAGLFRGEIPDSLIPLCAKHGKVALDAQGVLRCNDGKALSFSDWAEKERYLPMIHYLKTDAAEAKILTGSDDREEAAELLASWGAREVMVTHNSEVILYTDGRVYRAPFTPKNLSGRTGRGDTTFAAYLARRIDHGPQESVSFAAALCSLKMEQPGPFSGTMAQVIERMEQDARS from the coding sequence ATGGACATCACCATGGTCGGACATATTTCCAAGGACATTATGGAGTACGTTGACGGTGTGCAGCGTTTTACCGGCGGGCCGGTCATCTATTCTTCGGCAGCGGCAAAAAGTGCAGGGAAAGCGGTCCGGGTTTTAACCATCGCGTCTGCCGATGACGATGAGGCTTTGAATGTCATTCGTAACAGGGAAATCGATGTCGTCAGATTCGATTCGCCCGCCACAACCAGTATCAGAAACATCTACCATACCGCGGACTGTGAAACCCGCGATGTGGTTCTGTTATCGCAGGCCCGGCCCTTCGATGATTCGGTTGAGGCCCATCTCGATGGATCGATCATTCATCTTGCAGGCCTTTTCCGGGGAGAGATACCGGATAGCCTGATACCCTTATGCGCGAAGCACGGAAAGGTCGCTCTGGATGCCCAGGGCGTTTTGCGGTGCAACGACGGAAAGGCCCTTTCCTTTTCCGATTGGGCGGAAAAGGAACGCTACCTTCCAATGATCCACTATCTGAAAACCGATGCTGCGGAGGCAAAGATTCTCACCGGTTCTGATGACCGCGAAGAAGCTGCCGAGCTGCTTGCCTCCTGGGGAGCACGGGAGGTGATGGTCACCCACAACAGCGAGGTGATACTCTATACCGACGGAAGGGTATATCGGGCCCCCTTTACGCCGAAGAACCTCTCGGGACGAACCGGGCGAGGGGATACGACCTTTGCCGCTTACCTGGCAAGGCGGATCGACCATGGTCCACAGGAATCGGTCTCCTTTGCGGCAGCCCTTTGTTCTCTGAAAATGGAACAGCCAGGCCCCTTTTCGGGGACGATGGCACAGGTTATAGAACGTATGGAGCAGGACGCTCGATCGTAA
- a CDS encoding glycerophosphodiester phosphodiesterase, protein MKIIGHRGVPAQKPENTLASYQRAAELGVKMIELDVYVCRTGELVIMHDDRIDRTTNGSGLVYEKTLKELKGFDAGEGEQIPTLQEALDLLAGKTDVNIELKGRGTGEALHAFLSRYLPERSWEPGSLLVSSFNLPMLHEFACLEPDIPIGALHGGIPINYSDFVKPMHPYSLHYNLEFIDQKMVDHAHRQGYQVYIYTVNHQDDYLRMKQMGVDGVFTNDPTAL, encoded by the coding sequence ATGAAAATAATCGGCCACCGCGGGGTCCCCGCACAAAAACCGGAAAACACCCTGGCATCATACCAGAGAGCCGCCGAGCTTGGTGTCAAGATGATAGAACTTGATGTCTATGTCTGCAGAACCGGCGAACTTGTCATCATGCACGACGATAGAATAGACAGGACGACAAACGGAAGCGGACTAGTGTACGAAAAGACATTGAAAGAGCTTAAGGGCTTTGATGCAGGAGAAGGAGAGCAGATTCCAACCCTTCAGGAGGCTTTAGACCTTTTGGCCGGAAAAACGGATGTCAATATCGAACTTAAAGGAAGAGGGACAGGAGAAGCTCTTCATGCATTTCTTTCCCGCTACCTGCCGGAGCGTTCATGGGAACCTGGATCTCTTCTGGTCTCTTCTTTCAATCTTCCGATGCTGCATGAGTTCGCGTGTTTAGAGCCTGATATTCCCATAGGCGCACTCCACGGAGGAATACCCATCAACTACAGCGACTTTGTAAAGCCGATGCACCCCTATTCTCTGCACTATAATCTTGAATTTATTGATCAGAAGATGGTCGACCATGCTCATCGGCAGGGCTACCAGGTCTACATCTACACGGTGAATCATCAAGACGACTATCTGCGCATGAAACAAATGGGAGTGGATGGGGTCTTCACAAACGACCCCACCGCCCTGTAG
- a CDS encoding LacI family DNA-binding transcriptional regulator, which translates to MTLKELSEQLNVSPSTISRVLNDKPGISSKTREKVLEAVKQTGFSLNYAARNLATSEPRFIGIIGRKRGGQQDSIFFHHSMAQFEEYFEHSEYQCVNLSVYKEEVDFTGTPLSVSDFAGFIVRGQSFPVRTILTLKQTGVPIILLENKLSETDLDHVVCEDRQIAFDLTKHLIDRGYKKIVHITGPESWYNNRERIAGYTDAVTQAGLKSEILSMEDTTVGTGSEAFERLQPNKLEHLGIMMVNDAMAIGFLDTARKRGFLVPSDIGVTGFDDIPWARLAYPPLTTARVFIEQMGKLAAGRLMQMIEDPDSRPIAIRVPGEIIIREST; encoded by the coding sequence ATGACGCTGAAAGAATTGTCGGAACAACTGAACGTATCCCCTTCAACGATATCGCGTGTATTAAACGACAAACCGGGAATCAGCAGTAAAACCAGAGAAAAGGTTTTGGAGGCGGTGAAACAAACCGGCTTTTCCCTAAATTACGCCGCGCGTAACCTTGCAACTTCGGAACCACGATTTATCGGAATCATCGGAAGAAAACGAGGTGGTCAACAAGACAGCATTTTTTTTCATCACTCTATGGCACAGTTTGAGGAATACTTTGAACATAGTGAGTATCAATGTGTCAATCTATCGGTGTACAAAGAAGAGGTGGACTTTACCGGGACCCCGCTCTCGGTATCGGATTTTGCAGGTTTTATCGTTCGGGGACAGAGCTTTCCCGTCAGGACGATTCTCACGCTTAAACAGACCGGTGTTCCCATCATCCTTTTGGAAAACAAGCTTTCCGAAACGGACCTCGACCATGTCGTCTGCGAAGACAGGCAGATAGCCTTCGACCTGACGAAACACCTAATCGACAGAGGCTACAAAAAAATCGTACATATAACAGGGCCTGAGAGCTGGTACAACAATAGAGAACGTATTGCAGGCTATACCGATGCGGTTACCCAGGCGGGCCTGAAGTCTGAGATTCTGTCGATGGAAGACACCACAGTCGGCACCGGGTCGGAGGCTTTCGAGCGATTACAACCGAATAAACTCGAACATCTCGGTATCATGATGGTCAATGACGCCATGGCAATCGGTTTCCTCGATACCGCCCGGAAAAGAGGCTTTCTTGTTCCCTCGGACATCGGGGTAACTGGATTCGATGATATCCCCTGGGCCCGGCTTGCTTACCCGCCGCTGACAACGGCCCGAGTTTTTATCGAGCAGATGGGAAAACTTGCCGCAGGGCGATTGATGCAAATGATCGAAGATCCCGACAGCAGGCCCATTGCGATACGCGTTCCCGGAGAGATCATTATTCGGGAAAGCACCTAA
- a CDS encoding ABC transporter substrate-binding protein, whose translation MKKNCFAVMLILCLAATTLYANGGQEASSGPRTVSIEVWTREGGINHWRADLAVEAAKELNAQLKAEGSQITVEAVPVLDEGDWGGYKKKYSLAADSGEAPLIVVSGHEDIATWGQAGYIVPLASSVEEIQGETEQFADVIPSLWNCASWHGNIWGVPQDTEARPMYFNKTLLKKVGFTDAQIAQLPKDIEEGKFTLQDLVSTAQKAVEMGGVEPGYGYWHRPKKGGDFVQFYRAFGGEIYDAQEDKLVVTRDALVRFYAFQRSCVETGITPATYIGTEWNIWHDVVSNNKALFFNGGTWMWADWAKNYAEGGEDALFANIGYAYEPSGIRGRKGSTLSHPLVYLISSERASGSTDQELAKRLIALMTTTERNTRHAVESGHLGILQSQARYDAYTSNKFLADVTYLLDNNFYQPNHVLYGTWFDSLWDNMVAAEQGEKSPEEAAEDAVKIMKLELDDQLIVK comes from the coding sequence ATGAAAAAAAACTGTTTTGCGGTGATGCTGATTTTGTGCCTGGCGGCAACCACACTGTATGCGAACGGAGGCCAGGAGGCTTCATCCGGGCCTCGTACCGTTAGCATTGAGGTCTGGACAAGAGAGGGTGGTATCAACCATTGGCGGGCCGACCTTGCAGTTGAGGCCGCTAAGGAGCTCAACGCCCAGCTCAAAGCCGAAGGAAGTCAGATTACCGTGGAAGCGGTGCCGGTACTGGATGAAGGGGATTGGGGCGGCTATAAGAAAAAATACTCCCTTGCCGCAGACTCCGGGGAGGCTCCGCTGATCGTTGTGTCGGGACATGAAGATATCGCAACGTGGGGACAGGCGGGATACATTGTTCCTCTGGCTTCTTCCGTGGAGGAGATTCAGGGTGAGACGGAACAATTTGCAGATGTTATTCCTTCGCTTTGGAACTGTGCATCCTGGCATGGCAATATCTGGGGTGTTCCGCAGGACACCGAGGCCCGACCCATGTATTTCAATAAAACTTTGCTCAAAAAGGTGGGTTTTACGGACGCACAAATCGCCCAACTTCCAAAGGATATCGAGGAAGGAAAATTTACCTTGCAGGATCTAGTCTCGACAGCCCAAAAAGCAGTGGAGATGGGGGGCGTGGAACCTGGGTACGGGTATTGGCACCGACCCAAAAAAGGCGGTGATTTCGTACAATTTTATCGCGCCTTCGGCGGAGAGATCTACGACGCACAGGAGGATAAGCTGGTCGTAACAAGGGATGCCTTGGTTAGATTTTATGCATTTCAACGCTCCTGTGTAGAGACGGGAATCACCCCTGCCACCTATATCGGAACGGAGTGGAACATTTGGCACGATGTCGTTTCCAATAATAAAGCGCTTTTCTTTAACGGCGGCACATGGATGTGGGCCGACTGGGCGAAGAACTATGCCGAAGGTGGTGAAGATGCCCTGTTTGCGAATATCGGGTACGCCTATGAGCCAAGTGGAATACGAGGTCGGAAGGGAAGCACGCTGAGTCATCCGCTTGTCTATCTGATATCCAGTGAAAGAGCCTCGGGATCTACAGACCAGGAACTTGCCAAACGGCTGATTGCTCTCATGACGACAACAGAACGAAATACCCGCCATGCGGTGGAAAGCGGACACCTCGGCATCCTTCAATCCCAAGCACGCTATGATGCCTATACATCAAATAAATTTCTTGCGGATGTTACCTATCTGCTCGATAACAATTTCTACCAGCCCAACCATGTTCTCTATGGTACCTGGTTCGATAGTCTTTGGGATAATATGGTTGCAGCGGAACAAGGGGAGAAAAGCCCCGAAGAGGCTGCCGAGGATGCCGTTAAGATCATGAAACTTGAACTTGATGATCAGCTGATTGTGAAATGA
- a CDS encoding carbohydrate ABC transporter permease, with protein sequence MRKHKRSLTGYWFILPAAVLVVLYFFIPVILTLGISLTNMSSVTGFSNWSWTGLANYIKILKHPDSGSNFATTLIYVACTLSFFNVGMGLLVAILAHHMPKRLGEIFRSLWLLPRITPPVVYVLMWTMLAADAPYGVINQLFRIPFGLSTSNWLPEYAMLFAVLVNGYIGASFGMILFSSAIEAIPNDIMVSSLVDGASFFNRARYIILPQLKWPLLFVTTYQTLSLLTSFESILILTDGNFGTEVWALWSYHKALNNYYGNFQYGFGAALSAVLVFVGVIFAIIYLKYFKFNDLVKEPLIDEL encoded by the coding sequence ATGAGAAAACACAAACGGTCTTTGACCGGTTACTGGTTCATACTTCCCGCAGCGGTGTTGGTCGTGCTCTATTTTTTTATTCCTGTAATACTTACCTTAGGTATTTCTCTGACGAACATGAGCTCGGTAACGGGATTTTCAAACTGGTCATGGACAGGTTTGGCCAACTATATAAAAATTCTGAAGCATCCCGACTCTGGGTCAAATTTTGCCACCACGCTGATCTATGTTGCCTGCACCCTGAGCTTTTTTAATGTCGGTATGGGGCTTCTGGTCGCCATTCTCGCCCATCACATGCCGAAACGACTCGGCGAGATTTTTCGTTCATTATGGCTGCTTCCGAGGATCACGCCGCCGGTGGTGTATGTTCTCATGTGGACGATGCTTGCGGCAGATGCTCCCTACGGCGTTATCAACCAGCTGTTTCGGATACCCTTTGGCCTTTCCACCAGTAACTGGCTTCCGGAATATGCCATGCTTTTTGCGGTTTTGGTGAACGGCTATATCGGGGCATCGTTCGGAATGATTCTCTTCTCTTCCGCAATAGAAGCCATACCGAACGATATCATGGTTTCCTCCCTCGTAGATGGCGCCTCGTTTTTTAACCGGGCACGATATATCATTCTTCCCCAACTAAAATGGCCCTTGTTGTTTGTGACAACCTACCAAACCCTCTCTCTTCTTACCTCTTTCGAAAGCATCCTTATCCTGACAGATGGTAATTTCGGAACAGAGGTGTGGGCCCTTTGGTCCTATCACAAGGCCCTGAATAATTACTATGGAAATTTCCAGTACGGCTTTGGGGCCGCTCTCTCGGCGGTTCTCGTCTTCGTCGGGGTTATTTTCGCCATTATCTATCTGAAGTATTTCAAGTTCAACGATCTGGTAAAAGAGCCGTTGATTGATGAATTATGA
- a CDS encoding carbohydrate ABC transporter permease, which translates to MKKHRDYFTPLAFLILLVLSLPIIVGYLWLFISTFSERTYGLKPVDINGNFGGLTLKNWQFLHNPDIWIVTFNTFILALLMTIGVLVVSASAGYALSRIKFPGRKSFLSLTLVLHAFPSITLLIAIYFVLRFFSHLPVLGSFMGYNTMGGVILVSLALQLPLGMWLMKGFFDAVSWDIERAALIDGCSRFRTFWNIMVPQIRPGIAALSIFSFMTGWSSFLIPYTFLTSGSKAVISTYLNSMMHSDSLSIQYGVLAAVGLFQLIPILIFYTFNQRYLMKIFSGGSHGGV; encoded by the coding sequence ATGAAAAAACATCGAGACTATTTTACGCCCCTGGCCTTTCTGATACTGCTGGTCCTTTCTCTCCCGATTATCGTCGGATACCTTTGGTTGTTTATCTCGACCTTCTCGGAGAGGACGTATGGCTTGAAACCGGTAGACATTAATGGAAATTTCGGAGGACTTACCCTGAAAAACTGGCAGTTTCTCCATAATCCCGATATCTGGATCGTAACCTTCAATACCTTTATTCTTGCTCTTTTGATGACCATCGGAGTTTTGGTCGTTTCCGCTTCGGCGGGATACGCGCTTTCCCGCATCAAATTTCCGGGACGCAAGTCCTTTCTGTCGCTGACCTTGGTGCTTCATGCATTCCCAAGTATCACCCTCCTGATCGCCATCTATTTTGTACTCCGCTTTTTCTCGCATCTTCCGGTTCTCGGTAGTTTTATGGGCTACAACACCATGGGAGGGGTTATCCTGGTCAGTCTTGCCCTGCAACTTCCCCTTGGTATGTGGCTGATGAAAGGCTTTTTCGATGCCGTTTCCTGGGATATCGAACGGGCAGCCCTGATCGACGGCTGTTCCCGTTTTAGGACCTTCTGGAACATCATGGTACCTCAGATTCGTCCGGGAATTGCGGCACTCTCGATCTTCTCTTTTATGACGGGGTGGAGTTCGTTTCTCATTCCCTATACCTTTCTTACAAGCGGTTCAAAAGCGGTTATTTCCACCTACCTGAATTCAATGATGCACAGTGATTCTCTTTCCATTCAGTACGGGGTGCTGGCCGCCGTCGGCTTGTTTCAGCTCATTCCCATACTGATTTTTTACACATTCAACCAACGATATCTGATGAAGATCTTCTCCGGCGGATCTCACGGTGGCGTATAA